gcatgcaaataccactcgccaattttcattggccttttatcaaagaccagaggtgtctcgggctcccaagagtgacccctagtgtcactacatcgacaccaacgtcgagtgagtgacagatagggaactttatatttcttcgaaacccaaccAAATTTGAGTGTAGAAATGATaacaaagattggatggctagaaatttccttctactcaattccgataaaaTAGAAGtgctaattattggaacaaaaacctcaaaaaataagacgcttaaatataatctgactcttgtTGGAtttactgtaacctcaatttctaaagcaaaaaatgtaggtgttatatttgatagcaatctaacctttgaaaaacaaacttctaatatttgtagaactgcattcttccacctcagaaatattgccaagttatgacacatgctatctgtttctaatgctgaaaaatgaattcatgcgttcatgacctcaagactaggttattgtaatgcattacttggtggatgtcctgcaggtttaataaataaacttcagttggttcacaATGCAGCAgcgagagtgctaactagaaccaagaaatatgatcatatcagcctcATTTTATCAGCATTACCTGTTaagttttgtattaattttaaaattctgttaattacaaatctttgaatggtctagctcctaaGTACTTATGTGACTTTCTATCACACTATAATCCATCGTGCTCACTAAGATCACAAAACTCCGGTCtgttaacaatacagagaatatcaaaatccacaaaaggagggagatcattttcatatttggctcctaaactatggaataaccttcctagcagtgtttggaactcagacacactctctcagtttaagtctagactaaagacttatttattaaccctcaggggtcgacggacacgCCGGCGCgttctgctggattttttcctcattacagtggaaaaaacttaaaatactccgtcattttggggcatacagataagtgtaagacatcagtagagactataaagggtctacttttatttgtgtacactcacaataacaacaaaaccttgtgcttttgtaaaataaagaaaataaatggtgcgctttcagccgtctctgtctccgcgagcatctttctgaaacacgtcacaaaaacgaatggaaactccacgaatacttatcagacaaacatgaaacatatgtctaaagaaagcttaaaatgtgtacttttaaataaaacaattcagatttaaaacaaatattctcctgcaatgtaatctgtatgaaacaaagcgatgtacagtttctcctggctcagctaattatccctaatgtgatcacacatatatataatatattttaaaatgcaatttattcctgtgatgtaaagctaatgtgatcccacccaccagcagagcgcgctattcatacatTAATGTGCTGAGGctatcaatgcaaatggtaaatgcccccaacaatgccttaaaaaacatcatcagattcattcactttcctgcgtgtttggaagatggcacgctacataGGTGAGGAAGCtttacagatggtcctggatagtgacgaagagttcacatttttctCAGTAGAAGAGCGGGACTCTGACGATGAAAgtttgaagagtgacttgatccagccgaggatacaatttcggatgagtaagtctttacttacattagttgacatgctattttatataaacatgtacatattttactagttagactatttccagacttgccagccagtattcaaagtattgaaatttgaaatatgtcctaatagacaagttttagttacatttaatgttgttttggctaaagcaggtatttaaattgtgtgttgtatgatataaaataatatgaatgtttagattatattttaactagtgtttatgctgcctcattatcatcaacaaagcttgtgcttgcaaatatctgttcaggtgtaaatgtgtaaaatgtgctgtaaatatgcccatattagaaaatcagcatattagaatgatttctgaaggatcatgtgacactgaagactgcagtaatgatgctgaaaattcagctttacatcacaggaataaatagcattttataatatattcaagtagaaaagttattttaaattgtaaaaatatttcacaatatcactgtttttgctgtattttggatcaaataaatgcagccttggtgagtagaagagacttcttttaaaaacatttaaaaatcttaccgatcttagacttttaaacagtagtgtaggtctaaagtctttatataaagaaaatgtatagtcagattacgtttaacttaaacttgattttgtgaataagttaCAAACAatgcattcaatcattaagtctcctcacattcattctctctcaggggaggggtctttgtctcctcaggtgtgaatcacatcaatattcatgatcatccacgcctccttgcatatgtcctttctaacactaaaagtgtcttacaaaagttaaatgactatattgttttgtatgaatgaatgatcaggatggttttcacatcattttgtagcaaaaattctaggctacaagatccagttctcaaaagtcttgtgaacaaatatttagtatgtgttatatggccttatttcactaacttaaaatgtttgttttttcaaaaaccacacataaacattattttctcaaaaatacaaacaagtacatacatgttgctcacatattattgtagcctagtttgtgctgaatacagtgttatcagactttagccattaatatgtttttaagcaactgaaaaaagcacaaatatcaaggcatgtcaaaacttctccagggcccaaaacaccctcagaccccagagggttaagccaggcatacacctaatttatccctcaaatcatagttatgctgctttagttaggtctgccggaaccgaaaacacttctcttaattctttaaccctgctttaaagtgaatggcatctacactaattttattctatttctttccttGTCTAAATTTTGGGAttatatcccaaggttaccagagcctgccagatccatctccagtcctgcctgatgtccgattcccactgtgtcactgagtgatgatgaccaactgaagcatgtgccagccagacttcacttcagtctactaaaacggacttcacagaggatgaattgatgcgaactcaaagacatgggattctccatgagccactgtctgaagcatgggctcaggatggaattcaccaaaattacctgccataagcttacAGCCggactgcgatgcacctcactgaatgatacctaaattatatcaacttggtcaaaggagggacaacactctcttaaactacatagaaaatgaattaaccactaacagaagccttcatctgccaaaatcaaaggacaatgcatctacgtgtatttcctcagttaattcgggatgacttcaagaactttaacactaaaacataTAGttaatacaaaatcattttgtttaatcattgacccacaacacttaatacatttactaattttaaccactaatagttctaaacataactaatattggcattatattcataaattctttgttatagcataatttaatgtacagctgctttgaaacaacgcctgtgTGAAAAGCGCTAAACAAAtcaatttgacttgacttgactagatgTGGGGATTTTCATTCATCCttatgacattaaagattttagccagcaggtggcaacaaTGACCTTTTTTTATGTGTAATGAGCTAATTGAGTTGGTGTTAAGGGAGACTGGGCTGTCAGTCACTGCGTGAGTTTCGTTGACATTATCGGCTTAATTGCTCAGATAACTGCTACACTACTGCTGAGAGAGTTAAACAAACAGCTTAAGCATTACTGcccatcacagctgagagtcacTACAGATGGAGCATCCACACACGCTCAGGTCACCAACCTGATACCTGAGTTAATGAGTTGGGATAAAACGTAAATTTCCAGCATGTCAGAAGAATGATTTAGAAGAATCTATAGAAGATTTCTATAGTCAATTATTCTTGCGAACTGGCAGCCTAAACACAGGTTTAAAGCCACGTTTGTGTTGTCttatctgccacaataatttaaGCTAATGCCAGGTTTACACATCCTCCAGGAGCGGGGCGTAAGCAAGGTGGTCGCATTGGGCATTGACATTGGCCATGTCTCTTCCGCAAGAAACAGCAGTGCATCTGCGCAGAAATAAAGTTATCTCTGGGGTCCTACaccaatttttttctttaataaggtcataataagctgaggttagtGCTGCTGGTTAAGGACAATAGCGGGCTgtcacgtgcacttcatcttAATCAGCACACATGgtcgtgattggttaatgttgtgtctatactaTACACCTatacagaatggcaaaaggtccggcagtttattaattctttcctttattaagttattttattgagtttacttgcatgcagacatataaattgtagtgtactgcAGGTttagtttgaataattttgatttgcttttgtgtcttttctgtaatctcctgattattttagtgttgtgtactgcacccagagccgctgagaTCAGCGTGAGCCGCACGGCAAAAATAAGCTCAACGCGGAAACTATCCTCTCGCTGCGTCTGGGACGCTTCTGGGATGAGTCACCTCCTGACTCTCACTTGCCATGAGAATGGTGTAATCTGTTATTATGGGCACCAAAACGAAAACGCGCCACTCACACCCGCTCACGGAGGGTGTGTGAACCTGCCGTAATGGTCAGccatgggttcaatacaagttaagctcaatagacagcatttgtggaataatgttgattaccacaacaatttattttgacttgtccctccttttattaaaaaaaaaaaaaaaaaaaaaatcgaggttacagtgaggcacttacaatggatgtgaatggggccaaatttttggagggtttaaaggcagaaatttgaaatttgagcttcaaaagtcagatcaccatccacttttttatggacctactgagataagatatttttctatttttcttcaaatgtgttctggtgaaaaaataagtcataaacacctgggatatcatgatggtgagtaactaatgagagaattttcatttatgggtgaactattgctttaaatacagtatatgtttgcatATGACTGGTGTGATAGAATCACTGTGTAGTTATATCTTTCAACTCTTGTCATGACCAGATGAAACGTACAAAGGTCAAGTACATAAACTTGAATTAGTAGCAATGTCTattcagtgctgggtagattacttctgaattgtaatcttgGTACACTGTGTGTATGATTTCACAACCCTCCCTCTCCCCTGACCCTCTTCCAAAATTACTTATCAGACATACAAAATTAATATCAGctgtaggctgatttagaatgaacatttttaaaatagaagAATCAAATTAAACTTATCAATTGAAAATCTATAAtgaaaatcaataattaaaataactgacagtaaatttattttaaaagttttaaaaaaataaggggGATCaatagattataattttttttactgttgttgCCTGATGaatatgtaaacatgtaattcgtAAAAAGTAACTGCAATTtgactatttaaaaatgttatgtaatCTAATTGCAAATACTTGATTTTTGTTGTCTAATTACTTTATCAGTTATATGAAATCCATTTCTATCAGCAATGTGTATggtggatttgactattttgttaCCTTTGAAGGCAAATGTCTCCAGCCATAGCTTGAGTCCTATCAGATGACAGTCACATCTCCAGGGATTACCCTTCAGATGAAGAACTTTCAGATTCCCAAGAGACTCCAGGTGTGTACGGTCCAGCTTGGTCAGCCGATTGTAGTGCAGGGATAGGTGGGTCAGATGGTGGAAGCTATCAGCAAGAGCTCCTGGTAGACCTCCTAAGCTGTTATGGGACAGGTCCAAGAGGGTTAGGTTTCTTATTGAAACCAGAAGGCGCCGGTCCACCTCCCGAATAGAGTTATTGGCCAGAATGAGCATTTTCAGGCCTCTGAGTCCCAGAAAGGCACTGGGGGAAAGTGTAGTGATTGAATTGTTGGCCAGATCCAGAATTTGGAGTTGAGGTGTCTCTTGGAAAGACATGGAGCTGAGGCCTCGGATGCGGTTGTTTTGGAGATATAGCTCTGTTGTGTCTTGTTGGATCTTATGAGGAATATCGTACAATCCTCGTCCCCGGCAGTCCACCACTTTGGTGTGAGTGTCACATGAACACTCCTTGGGGCAAGAGGAGACTGCCTGAAGTAACAACAGGCTGGATAATGCAAACACCACACCTGCTGAAGAAACAGATGAATGGGGGAGTTACCACTACAATAATTTTACCTTAATTGTCAGGCTTTTTTGGTGTCCCCTCAAACAAtatttcaattacatttatttctaaaGTATTGTTCCAAAGCAACTAAGCATTTTATGTTCAGGACTAAAGTAAGACAGTAGAGTAGCTATTGATTTTTCTGATGCACTAGTGGTGTACGGCTGTCAGTTTTAAGTTTTGTGTGGCTATATGTTTGATAAGAATACAAAAGGTTTCTGGAACTGGTGTCCAGTTGCAAGTTAATTACTGTCTCTGCAAATAGTGGGCGGACAAgggtttgaatattttattggctGGATAGTGCCTCATTGTCTAACAAATTACCAGGTTAATTGGATTTGGAAGTCTTCAAATGTAGATTGCATTATTATTAACCTCAGAAGGTCAGAAAcagacagtgttgggtaagttattcattaaaagtattccactacatatTATTAATTTCTTCTCTAAAATTGTCATCAGATTACTTAACTGAtaacttcattttaaaataaatcacattacTAATACTTTCTAAAACACCTTACACTGAACAAAttcaaaaacaattatatatttcTCGCTTACCTGTTATGGGGCTTATATCCAGACTTACATATGAACAAAATTCATGTTTTACAAGTAttccacataaataatattattttagaaatatttgtaacctaGTCATGTACTTAAACATAATGAAATTAGAGCTGTcgaaattaacgtgttaacagatgcaattgatttaaaatataaatttttcttaactgtgattaatgcatttacagatTTGACATTTCTGTAACCTTCGAGATGTGTTCATCCGGGGTCATCACGCTGACACATACACAACATTGATTCTGTGTCAGTGATCAAGTGATCAAGAAAGGATGTCTTAACTGTattattttgtacaaaacaaacccagatgggacctgTGAAAAGCCGCATTCACATGACTCGCTGAAGTGAAACATCAGGGTTTCCCCGGTGCTGTGCTGCGCGTCCTTCTTACCGGACAGTTTGGATAAAGTATCATTTACGTGTGCAGTGCCAGCactaaaagtaaaacaaaagagttcaatgcaagtgcttttcatgtggagttcaaaacagCATGAATCATGTGAATGTGACTTCACGATTGctatagcaaagtggatagccactatTAGTATTGTCAATTAATATTGTccaatgaatactcaacctatgggagttctttcagttagtcaacttcccacttagactttggaaaatgtttaatgttacttgaattgatgTTATGTTAGtgcatttatctattttttttgtggaatactttgtttggaaaatgttgatTAACAgtgttgttacatattgttttcttttctaagaaggaagTAAATGCATTCTGAtgggaaaagaagtatatttctAGTCAAATTTGAGCAGTTATGAAATCTGCAATTAATCCCCATTAACTGTGAAAaagtatgcgattaatcgcgattaaatattttaatcaactgacagcactaaattgAATGAATTGAAAATCAGTAACATTAATTTCATTCCAAGAATTCAAAATGTAATGCGTTTACACTACGTCTTGTCCAAATTTTTTATTAGATtacattaattactttgtaatcagataacaCCCAATACTTGAAACAGACTGTATAAAGTATTGAGTATGCAGAGCTGTAACAGGTCAAGTGGCATAATCTTTGTTTATCGCCACATAAGTTGGGGGTTGTGAATTGGTTTTCCCACAACTTTTACGTGATGTCACCAAAGAATGGCAGCATGAACGTATTACAAGCATACTTCTCCTAGAGAAAAATGCAGTTGACTATCTTGCTCAAGGGAACATGGATGGTGGTAGCTTAACTTTCAGTTACCATTTGTAATGATAACTGCCACACCACACTACCATATCAAGGGTGGTGGAGTAGAGGTAAGGATGGAAGTCAAACATCCCATGGTCCTTTGAACAGGTAAATGTGGGCAGCCTGAAGACCAAGGAtgttatgtaaacaaacattacTCTACACTTACCAGACTAGTCTCAATAGCTGAGTTTCCATCATATTCCAATtcgcattttgggatatcacataactgctggatggaaacaccaagatattaataaaatatccaAAATTCTCAAAAAATCATATACGCTTGCTTGAGGTAGATaaattttttattcgataagaagcaatgtgcataaactatgatggaaacacatttactgaataaactcctaTCGAATTTATTAGGATTACAAAATGGGCATCAAAAAAGTCAAGTGACTGAATGACTCGACTAgactaaccagcggaccaatcatctCATCTGCTCTGATCATCCTGAAAAAACagtcctgaaaatccaaagcctgcatagagtttgaaTAAGTCGAATACAAACTTAAACTGTGCcaaaggtttattgacacttttgaaaaatatcaaatAGACCCACACGACAAAGACATAAAGaaggaggaacacacacacatagttttcccagaactgtgtgatgcaCTGTTGCTCCCATACATGAGACAAGTTcattacagtgttttgtctgcatgctctaaaccATGAGTATTTTACTCATAAAAGAGTCACAGCGGCTACAGTTTCTctggaagtgacgattttgttcttttgaaccagCGGGATGGAAACACATCTTCaattcgcacattgtttttgcaatattatggttttttgcataaattaaattcgcaacttggatggaaacacagctaaagtgaattcggaaacagtaggCTGACATTTCATGAGCCAAACTCGGTCTGTAAAAGTAAATGTGTGAgttcagggtgaaatgtccactaagggtgaaaagtattttattaaataatcgagtcacagtggctacaattttttccagaagtgatgatttgtttttgttttttaacaagtGGGATGGAAACACAGCTTTTATTTAAgttgttttagcatgttttagtatGTTAGCTGAAAagaatgtaatacagtgaagagcaatgcatattttattaactctaccccccaaACTCCATCCcttaacctaactgtcagtgaagtaaaaatttattgttagagtgaaaaaggaacctctgaatcatgcctgtcactgattatgcaaacacgctTACTTCCTGTATTTCATGCAACACGCTATCCGTCGCACCACATGAGAAGGTTAACACagctgaactgatgcaaaaatgcctgatgggagatggcgcttgacAGTAACTCGGCATAATGATGTCAGTGTTCTGgtacattcggtagcaacatgctgACTTGTGATCATATTGCACATAACTACTCCTACAATCAAAGGGAAGTAATAGGTTGGTAAGAATGTTGTTCAAGCCCCTAACCCTGCACCTATCTCTAAAATTGGATTGTTTGATGggaatgttgatccaggaacacgtTGATGTTTGGATTGATGTGTCCATGTATTGATACTGTTTCTCTGTAGCGAGAGAACAGGCTAGCGGACGGTTTGCTACACACATGGAACTTGAGTTTTCTGCTTTTCCCCTCCATATACAGATGTGATGTTTGTGCAAGCAGGACGTGTTTGGAGTGGATTTGTTCACTGACCTGAAGGATTTCTAAATTAAGGACACAAACCTCAGACTAATGAGAGTTGGACTGTGGATACACACTCTCGCTATTACACTATTTCTAAACCTTATTTATTTGTGTcattttaattcatatttaatgCAATGCACAAAAGCAGGCAGTAGCAGCCTTGTAAAACACATGGAAATGCTGAACGAAATGGATGTGATGGGCTCAAATGAAAAGTGCATGTTATTCTCAGTGTTCTAGACATCAGCAGTCAGTTTAGTAAATACATTCCCTCTATTCCCTAAAACAGATTTATGgatgtttttagcatctctttaGCTGAATAATTAAGTCTCacttcaattttatttatttatttatttatttatttggtggtatttttgtattttcctaCAACCAAACCTTAAAGATTTGCTATAGTCATGCTATGTTAGTCTTGTATTTTTGTTTGCAGAGCATAGATAGTGTCATGCAGTGCCATCCAACATCTTTCCTAATTTTAACATAAACAGTGTCTTAAAATAAGATCCAATATTGGTTATTATGgtattttttctttatattttctttatatttttcttATATCAGAATTctcttttattattcttttagTATACAACAAACAAGGCATGAAGAGATTAAGACAATTGTTTCAATTATAGCTGAGACTTGaataacaacagcaacaaaataaaatatatacaattaaaattaaacacaAATTACAAGTAAACTAAAATTATACATGTAATGAACTAATTACAGGATGATACAGTATGTACAATATTTGAATTTTTGGTTCTCTATAACAACAGTAACAACACTGGGACTAGtactttttggtttgtttttgaaagtcagtttctgcaGAGCCAAATATCTTAAAGTTTTGgcgacaaaaaaaataaatctataaataaTAATGCTCGTTCACAAcagcagggcatgttgtcacactatatgagGTAATTTGTCAGTGGAGTTGGATTTGTGTAAATATTGGGGGGTGGGGACACATTCCCTCTTCACCCCACAACCAAAACAAAATCTGCTGTGCACCTCTCTTTCAATCTACGCtaaatttaaaaagtattaaaatatgaGGCACAAATGACTTatgaaacaacaaaaaaggaaaaggtagTGTACAAAAATCACTGTTTTGATCAAGAAATATTGTAAAttataaattgtatacattttttaaatttaaaacgtATGACAACCTGCCcttataaaaatgtgacaacatgccctgacctaagaacacatttaaacctttcggTAATAAATCTGCAATCATAATATAATTGACCCTTGCCTAtggagggtagaattcacaaaattATTGCAATTTAAGAGGGTTAATTCTACCGCAGTGAGCATGTTCATCAGGCTGATCTTTGAGTGTATTGCTCGTGTTTTTATGAATGTCTGAAATCATATTGGTGTTTTGAAACTCACCTATCATGGTTCTTAGAGCGATCTTCCAGTCAGTGTGTCCAGGGTACGTTCGGCATATCGTATCCGTGTTTTCAAAGCTCAGAGAACACGTTAACAAGAACTTGTGTTACTGGATGGCAGccattttcttctctctctttttcgttctctatatatgtacatatatgcaaATATCTTCATGTTTTACTCTTTACCATCTTCTCATTCATTGCATCGtccgtacacacacacagaaaagacACACTCACTGTCAAGGGCctaacgcaaacacacacacacagcgttgTGCTGAACTGCTCTGACATCACTGAGTGACCCCGGGCAGAGAACTGGCAGAGCATGTCCTAGCAGTTCTCTCGTTTcctcacacacgcacgcacacacacacatgcctgaAGCGCCTTCACCAGCTCACGCGGTACTGCTCACATGTACAGTGCCTTCAGAAAGCATTCACCCATCTGCATTTCTAAATGTTCTGCATTGTGCATCATCTTTTGGCTGCAATCGCAACCTTGAGTGTTTTTTGGTATGTTTCTATATGAAGACTGTTTGCCTGTTCTTCAGCTAAAATTTTCTCTGGCcaagttcggaatggcatactaccatattactattactatttctgccatagacagatatggCTGAAGTAGTAAGAGCTGTatgagtagtatgccattccgaactcagaaTCTGAGTGTGAGAAGAATGCTGTTTTTAGGTCAGCATTGATTGAGAATGGAGCACCTGCAAACATCTGGTTGTGAAAGTGGCCAGTAGTGATTGTAGTGGCCAGACCCCAGTGGGAAAAGCAACATATCCTGTGAAAACAAATAATGGACTGTAACTACCACAATAAAGGGCAATTTGCATAGAGAAGAATAGCAGTTAGTAGAACAAATGCAGttagtggcttttttttttctgcttttttttcctgcttttttttctgcttttctttctttcttttttttttctttttttttgccgtTATTTTTATGTACTGCATGGCCAAGACATACTCTCTTCCATACTCTCTACAGAGGCAAAGAttgcagttaaaggaatattccgagttcaatacaagttatgctaaatcagcagcatttgtggcataatatttattaccacaaaaatttattttgacttgcctctccttttcttaaaaaaaaaataaaaaagcacaaatctgggttacagttaggtacttacaatggaagtgaattcacAATTCATATTGCGAATTGATAGTtgactgaacacaaaattagtagttctctcaacaagaattGCATTGAATTTGCATTGTGAACAAATTCACATTAACTAAACAAAGCAATGATTTTATGGataattatatttgtatacagCAAGGTTATAATCGTT
This sequence is a window from Myxocyprinus asiaticus isolate MX2 ecotype Aquarium Trade chromosome 33, UBuf_Myxa_2, whole genome shotgun sequence. Protein-coding genes within it:
- the LOC127424745 gene encoding leucine-rich repeat and transmembrane domain-containing protein 1 isoform X1 codes for the protein MIAGVVFALSSLLLLQAVSSCPKECSCDTHTKVVDCRGRGLYDIPHKIQQDTTELYLQNNRIRGLSSMSFQETPQLQILDLANNSITTLSPSAFLGLRGLKMLILANNSIREVDRRLLVSIRNLTLLDLSHNSLGGLPGALADSFHHLTHLSLHYNRLTKLDRTHLESLGNLKVLHLKGNPWRCDCHLIGLKLWLETFAFKGGAVDSITCVQPHVMLQRDLRQVPYELFHACMITSYSYLFANIHYLDNKHRTLSGQLHPSPRAPSSSDFSPQGEVALPECEIKQRPRPVNYRHAIATVVITGVVCGIVFLMMLAAAVYGCAYAAINAKYQRELKKKAMEASRGEERKNIEREEKEPLE
- the LOC127424745 gene encoding leucine-rich repeat and transmembrane domain-containing protein 1 isoform X2 yields the protein MIGVVFALSSLLLLQAVSSCPKECSCDTHTKVVDCRGRGLYDIPHKIQQDTTELYLQNNRIRGLSSMSFQETPQLQILDLANNSITTLSPSAFLGLRGLKMLILANNSIREVDRRLLVSIRNLTLLDLSHNSLGGLPGALADSFHHLTHLSLHYNRLTKLDRTHLESLGNLKVLHLKGNPWRCDCHLIGLKLWLETFAFKGGAVDSITCVQPHVMLQRDLRQVPYELFHACMITSYSYLFANIHYLDNKHRTLSGQLHPSPRAPSSSDFSPQGEVALPECEIKQRPRPVNYRHAIATVVITGVVCGIVFLMMLAAAVYGCAYAAINAKYQRELKKKAMEASRGEERKNIEREEKEPLE